Within Kutzneria chonburiensis, the genomic segment TCAGCAGGAGCGCGCGGCGCGTCGGAGCCGGGGCGGTCGCGGTGATCGCGGCGATGGCGCTCACGGCGGTTCCGGCCGGGGCGACGCCGCTTGGCCAGACCTCGCTGGGGCAGGTCGACGTGACCAGGGCCGGCCGCCCGGTCACCGTGCCGCCCATCGCGCAGTGCGACGTCACCGCCGACCAGCAGAACTCCAGCAACGGCACCCATGCCTACGGTGTCGCCACGTTCGGCGCCGGCACCACCACGTGCACCAGGGACGACGGCGCCAGGACGGCCAAGATGCAGGCCGCCGGCGACGGCTTCGACCTGACCGCGCTGGTGCCCTACGGCGGCCCGGAGATCAAGCTGTCCAACTACTCGGCCAGCTGCGCGGCGACGACCACCAGCACGACCGCGAACTTCCAGTTCAGCGGCCTCCAGGGAGTCACGGCGCCGAAGCCGATCCCGGCCAACTACACCACCACGGTCGGCCCGGCCGACAACCCGAGGGCCCGCATCACCTTCAACGAGGTGATCCAGGCCCAGCCCAACGACGGCAGCGTGACCATCAACATGCTGCACATCGTGCTGTACCCCAACGGGGACGGACCGATGAGCGGCGAGATCATCGTCGGCCACGCCGCCTGCTCGCCCGTGTCGTGACGGCTCGCTGTTCGTGGGGCCTTCGGGGGCTCAGCCGACCCTCGGGGACCCCACGAAGGACACGCCCGCACCTTCGAGCTCGGTGAGCGCGAAGTCGGTGCTCTTCGCGCCGACGGCGGCGGTCAGGTCCAGCAGCACGGTGGTGTGGAAGCCGAGGTCGTGCGCCTCCCGCGCGGTCGCCTTCACGCAGTAGTCGGTCGCGATGCCGACGACCTCCACGCGGTCGACTCCCTTGCCCCGCAACCAGTCGGCCAGCGAGATGCCGTCGGGACCGACGCCCTCGAAGCCGGAGTAGGCGGCCGCGTGCGCGCCCTTGGAGAACACGGCCTCGATCGGGGCCACGTCCAGCGCCGGGTGGAACGACGAGCCGGGCGTGCCGGCCACGCAGTGCACCGGCCAGCTCGACGCGTAGTCCGGCTCCGAGCTGAAGTGCGCGCCCGGGTCCTGGTGGTAGTCGCGGGTCGCCACCACGTGGTCGTAGTTGCTGGCCGCGATGTGCCGGGAGATGTCGGCCGCCACCGCCGCGCCGCCGGCCACCGCCAGCGAGCCGCCCTCGCAGAAGTCGTTCTGCACGTCCACCACGATCAGTGCGGTAGCCATCGGTTGCCTCACAGGAAGGTCGTCGGGATCGCCGGTTCGCCGTGCGAGAGCTTCAGGCCCTCCCACGGCACGCTGACCAGGGCCTGCCGCAGCCGTTCGCGGCTCTGCTCGATGGTCGGCAGGTCGGGCACGGGCTGTCCAGCCCGCACCAGGGGGATCTGGAGGTCGCGGTCGTGCTCGCCCAGGGCCGGCTTGTGGCCTTCGGTGTAGACGACCTCTTCGATGGCCGTGCCGGTCTCGCGGTAGCGGCGCAGCGCGCCCTTGCGGCCGCCGCGGGACTCCTTGTGCGAGCTGCGCTTGGCCACCGGCCGGCCCTCGACCTCCACCAGCTTGTAGACCATGCCCGCGGTCGGCGCGCCCGAGCCGGTCACCAGCGAGGTGCCGACGCCGTAGGCGTCCACCGGCTCGGCCCGCAGCGCCGCGATGGCGTACTCGTCGAGGTCGCCGGAGACGACGATCTTGGTGTTGCGGGCGCCGAGCGCGTCCAGCTGCTCACGGGCCTGCCGGGCCAGCGGGCCGACGTCGCCGGAGTCGATGCGGATCGCGCCCAGCTCCGGGCCGGCCACCTCCACCGCGGTCTGGATGCCCTTGGTGATGTCGTACGTGTCGACCAGCAGCGTCGTGCCCGCGCCCAGCTGCTCGACCTGCGCCTGGAACGCCGCCGCCTCGCTGTCGTGCAGCAGCGTGAAGGCGTGGGCCGAGGTGCCGGCGGTCGGGATGCCGTAGCGGCGGCCCGCCTCCAGGTTCGACGTGGCCGTGAAACCGGCCAGGTAGGAGACGCGGGCCGAGGCCACCGCCGCCTCCTCGTGGGTGCGGCGCGAGCCCATCTCGATCATGCGGCGGCCGTTGGCCGCGGTGACCATGCGGGCCGCCGCCGACGCGATCGCGCTGTCGTGGTTGAGGATCGACAGTGCCAGCGTCTCCAGCACCACGCCGGTCGCGAACGGCGCGCGCACGGTCAGGATCGGCGAGCCCGGGAAGTACAGCTCGCCCTCCGGGTAGCCGTCCACGTCGCCGGTGAACTCGTAGTCGGCGAGCCAGGCCAGCGTCCGCTCGTCCACGACATCGGCCGCCGCCAGCTGGTCCAGCTCGGCCCGGTCGAACCGGAACCGGGTGATCGCGTCCAGCAGCCGGGCGGTGCCGCCGACCACGCCGTAGCGGCGGCCGTCGGGCAGCCTGCGGGCGAAGACCTCGAACACGCATGGCCGGTCCGCGGTGTCGTCGCGCAGCGCGCTGGACAGCATCGTCAGCTCGTAGTGGTCGGTGAGCAGCGCGGTGCTCGTACTGGTCATAGCTGATCAGCCTAATGGGGAACGGCATGACACCATTGGCGGTATGACCACGCCCGTCGAGCAGCACAAGCCGGAGGTGGAGTCGGTCGGCAGCGAGGACCACCCGTGGCTGACCGTCGTGTGGAACGACCCGGTCAACCTCATGTCCTACGTGACCTACGTGCTTCAGAAGATCTTCGGCTACAGCCGCGAGAAGGCCACCAAGCTGATGTTGGACGTGCATCACAAGGGTCGGGCGATCGTGTCATCGGGCAGCAAGGAGAAGGTGGAGACCGACGTGGCGAAACTGCACGCCGCCGGCCTGTGGGCGACCATGCAGCAGGACTCGTAGTGCGGGGTTGGCGACGGCGCGGCGAGCAGTTGGTCGCCGAGGTGGACCGGCAGGAGGCGGCGATCCTGCGTGGGCTGGTCGGCCAGGTGCTGGACATGCTGGCCGCGCGGGAGCAGGACGCGCCCGACGACGAGCTGGCCGAGCTGACCGGGATCCGGGTCGGGCCCTCGACCGCGCCGGACGACCCGATCCTGTCCCGGCTGCTGCCCGACTTCCACCGGCTGGACGACGACCAGCCGTCGAAGGAGGACCTGGACTCGGCGGCCGCGCTGCGCAGTCTGCACGAGCCGGAGCTGCTGGAGTTCAAGACCGGCGTGGCGCAGATCGTGATGGACACCTGCCCGCCGGACGGCGGTCCGATCCTGCTGTCGGTGGAGCAGGCCGACGCCTGGCTGTCGGCGATCAACGACGTGCGGCTGGCCCTGGGCACGGCGTTGGACGTCACCGAGGACATGCCGGACGAGCTGCCCGAGGACGATCCCCGGTCCTCGCACCTCGGCGTCTACCACTGGCTGACCTGGGTGCAGGAGAGCCTGGTCACCGCGGTGTCGTCGTGATCACCGACGTGCCCGGCGTGCTGGTCGGCCAGTACCAGCGGCTGGGCGACGGCTGGGCCACCGGCACCACCGTGGTGCTGACCCCGGAGGGCGCGGTGGCCGGCGTCGACCAGCGCGGCGGCGCGCCCGGCACGCGGGAGACCGACGTGCTGGAGCCGTCTCGGCTGGTGCAGGAGATTCACGGCGTGTGTCTGACCGGCGGCAGCGCGTACGGGTTGGCCGCGGCCGACGGCGTGATGCGCTGGCTGGCCGAGCGCAATCACGGTGTCAGCGTGGGGGAGTTGCCGCATGAGGTCGTGCCGGTCGTGCCGTCGGCCGTGTTGTTCGACCTCAAGCTGAGCGACTGGGGCAACCGCCCCGACGCCTCCTTCGGCTACGCCGCGTGCGAGGCGGCGTCGGACGGTCCCGTCGAGCAGGGCTGCGTCGGCGCCGGAACCGGCGCTCGATGTGGGTCTTTGAAGGGTGGGATCGGCACCGCCAGCATGGTCGTCGACGGGCTCACGGTCGGCGCCATCGCCGCCGTGAACGCCATGGGTGAGGCCGTGAACCCCGACGGCCTGCCGTGGGCCCTCGACCACGAGATCGACGGCGAGTTCGGCGTGTCGCCCCCGGGCGCGCCGTCCGTGGAACTCCGGCCCAAGCGTTCCGCGTTGAACACCACGATCGGTGTGGTCGCCGTCGACGCCGTGCTGTCCAAGGCCGAGTGCCAGCGGATCGCCGCCGTCGCCCACGACGGCCTGGCCCGGGCCATCCGGCCCGCGCACGCCATGTACGACGGCGACACCATCTTCGCGCTGGCCACCGGCCGGCAGGAGCTGACGGGAGTGCGGGGCATGGCGCTGGACCGGGTGTGCGAGGCCGGCGCGCAGGTGTTCGCCCGGGCCATCGTGCACGGGATCCTCGCGGCGACCACGGTGGCCGGTGTGCCGGCGTACCGTGACGCATGGCCGGAGGCTTTGGGGGAAAGTGACGGACTGGCATGTCGCTGTGCACAACGACGAGATGAACGTGTTCCCGGTGGTGGTCGACGTGCTCAACCGAGTGGTCGGACTGAAGCTGGACGATGCGATCGCCGGCACGTGGCGGATCCATGAGCAGGGGTCGGCGCTGATCTCGTCGACCAGCCGCGACGCCGCGGAGGCGATGGTCGCGCGGCTGCACAGCTACGGCATCGACGCCTCGGTCGGGAGGTCCTCGTGACCGAGACGGACAATGAGGTCGCGCTCGACGGCGACTGGCTGGTGCTGTCGCTGTCGGCGCAGGCTGTGGCGGTCATCCGCCGGGCGGCCGGCGATCTGGCCGTGGCCATCGAGGACAAGCGGGCCAACGAAGCCTGGTGGAGCTTCCGGACACCGATGCACCTGTTCCCCGAGGCCTACGAGTCGCGTCGCGACCAGAAGGCGTACATCCAGCGGCATGAACTGGACATCAGGGCGGAACTGACCGCGGCCGCGCACCGGGTGATCGCGGCGCTGGACGCCGGACGGCCCATGCGCTACCCGGCGGCGCAGGCCGACGACCTGCTTCGAGTGTTCGGGTCCGCGCGTCTGCTGTACGTGGACCGAGACGCGCCGCCGAGCAGTGCAACTCCGAAGGCCGCCGCCGCGTACCTGCTGAGCGCGATGCAGCACGAAATCGTGGTGACGTTGCGGCCGGAACTGGCGGGGGTGGGACCGCAGTGAGCGAATTCCGAGTGGTCGCCTTCAACGACCTGCGCAGCGAGGACGCGGTGGTGGCCGACATCCTCAACCGGGTCTGCGGGCTGCCGCTGGCGGACGCGGTGGCGCTGACCAGACAGATCGAGGTGGACGGCAAGGCCACCGTCGGCCTGGCCGCGACGCGGGCCGACGCCGAGGTGATCGCCGCCCGGATGCTGGGCTTCGGGCTGCGGCCGGTGATCGAGAGGAACAGGGCATGAGCTGGTCGCACGGCTTCGACGTGGTCGTCGGCGAGAACCAGGTGCTGCTCAACCTGACCGAGCACACGGTGTCGGCGCTGCGTGAGGGCATCGGCACGCTGGCCCGCTACCTGGACGACATGCCGGCTCAGGGCGGCTTCAAGGACCGGCTGATGTTCCGCCGGGACCGCCTCGAGCTGCTGGACCGGCTGCTGCCGCCGGTCTCCGAGTACTCGCCGTCGGCCCAGGAGTTCCTGGCCCGCTGGGGCAACGACCTGCGGGTGGAGCTGCGCGACGCGGCCCGCCGGGTGCTGGCCTCCATCCCGGACGCCGGCCCGGTCAGCTATCCGCTGGTCAACGTGGACGACTGGATCCGGGTGCTCGGCCAGGCCCGGCTGGTGTGGGTGCCCCGCGGCACCTCAGGGGACACCCGGTCGGGTGATGCCCGGCTGCGCAACGCCGGACTGTTCGCCGAGCTCCAGGGTCAGCTGGTCCGGGCGCTGCGTCCGGAGCTGGCCGTCCAGCTGACCGGCTGATTCCCAAGCCTCGGGACAACCCCGGCCACCTACTAGGATGATGGTGTGCTGGTGATCCGCCGTGACCTGGTCGAGGCCATCGTCGAACACGCCCGCCGGGACCATCCCGACGAGGCGTGCGGGGTGGTCGCCGGCCCGTCCCCGGACCGGCCGGAGCGCTTCGTGCCGATGCTCAACGCCGCGCGCTCGCCCACCTTCTACGAGTTCGAGTCGGGCGACCTGCTGCGGCTGTACCGCGAGATGGACGGCAACGACGAGGTGCCGGCGGTGGTCTACCACTCGCACACCGCGACCGAGGCCTACCCCTCGCGCACCGACGTGTCGTACGCGGGCGAGCCGGAGGCGCACTACGTGCTGGTGTCGACCCGGGAGCCGGACACCCATGAGTTCCGGTCCTACCGGATCGTCGACGGCGAGGTCACCGAGGAGCCGGTGACGATCGTCGAGTCGTACGGGGAATAACCGGCCACTGCCGGGCGTCCCAGCCAACAGCAAGGCCGACAGCGGAGGTTAGACAGCACATGGCCATCACCGTCTCGATCCCGACGATCCTGCGCACCCACACCGGCGGTGAGAAGTCCGTCGAGGCCGCCGGCGCCACCCTGAGCGAGGTCATCGACAACCTCGAGGCCAACCACGGCGGCCTCAAGTCCCGCCTGGTCAAGGACGGCGTGTTGCACCGCTTCGTCAACATCTACGTCAACGACGAGGACGTCCGCTTCGCCGGCGGCCTCGAGGCCAAGGTCGCCGACGGCGACAACGTGACCATCCTGCCGGCCGTCGCCGGCGGCAGTCGCTGACGTCGTGGCGCGGTACGACTCGCTGCTCGACGCGCTCGGCGACACCCCGCTGATCGGGCTGCCCCGGCTGTCGCCGTCGGAGACGGTGCGGCTGTGGGCCAAGCTCGAGGACCGCAACCCGACCGGCTCGATCAAGGACCGGCCGGCGCTGGCCATGATCGAGGCGGCCGAGCGGGACGGCACGCTGTCGCCGGGCTGCACGATCCTGGAGCCCACCTCGGGCAACACCGGCATCTCGCTGGCCATGGCGGCCAAGCTCAAGGGCTACGGCCTGGTCTGCGTGATGCCGGAGAACACCTCGACCGAGCGCAAGCAGCTGTTGCAGGCCTACGGCGCCCGGATCGTGTTCTCGCCGGCCGCGGGCGGGTCCAACCAGGCCGTGGCCATGGCCAAGGACCTGGCCAAGCAGAACGCCGACTGGGTGATGCTCTACCAGTACGGCAACCCGGCCAACGCGCGGGCGCACTATGACGGCACCGGTCCGGAGATCCTGCGCGACCTCCCGTCGGTCACGCATTTCGTGGCCGGCCTCGGCACCACCGGCACCCTGGTCGGGGCCGGGCGGTTCCTGCGTGAGCACAAGCCCGACATCCAGATCATCGCCGCCGAGCCCCGGTACGGCGAGCTGGTCTACGGCCTGCGTAACCTCGACGAGGGCTTCGTGCCCGAGCTGTACGACCCCGAGGTGCTCACCGGCCGGTACTCCGTCGGCTCCTACGACGCCCTGCGCCGCACCCGGCAGCTGCTGGAGTCCGAGGGCATCTTCGCCGGCATCTCCACCGGGGCGATCCTGCACGCCGCCCTGGCCGCCGCCGAGAAGGCCGCCGCCGCCGGCAAGACCGCCGACGTGGTCTTCGTGGTCGCCGACGCCGGCTGGAAGTACCTGTCCACCGGCGCCTACTCCGGCACCCTCGACGAGGCCGCCCAACGCATGGACGGCCACCTCTGGGCCTGACCGCCCTTCTTTGGCTCTACCTGAGTGGCTCATTTGGCTTCCGAAGCCAAGTGAGCCACTCAGGTAGAAGGAAAATCAGCCGCCGGCGTAGTCGCGGGACGAGACGATGAGGCCGTCACGGACCCGGAGCACGAAGATCGCCGGCATGGTGATGTCCTTGTCGCCCAAGGTGCCCCGGTACGTGAACTCGCCGACGACCACCTCGGGATCGGTGGTCTCGTGGACCACCACGTCGTCGGCCCGGAAGTCGACGCCCATCTCGGCGGCGCGGGCGAAGTGCGCACGCAGCGCGGCCCGCCCCTCCAACCGGGCCACGGCCGGATCCGTGCTGAACGGATGCTCGACCACGGCGTCCTCGGCGTACAGCAGCGGCAGCCGGTCCCACTGCTTGCCGACAACGCCGTCGACCAGCTGTCGGAACACTTCGGCGGATGCGGTCATGATCATTACCCCCTAAACGGAACGTTCACTCCGCATCCAACGCTAGCGTGAACGGGCGCCAGGTGCCAGGGGTTTGGCCTCGGCCAGGGCGAAGGAGCGGAAGGCGTCGGCGGCGGCCGGCATGAACCGGTCGCACCAGGCCAGCCCGATCATGCGATAGCACGGCGGATCGGACACCGGCAGCTCGACGACGTCAGGCAGGGGAGCGGGGCCGGGCCCCATCAGCCCGACGCCACAGCCCGCGCCGATCAGCCCCCGCAGCGTGGCACCGTCCTCGCCCTCGCAGGCGATCCGCGGCGCGAAACCGGCCTCGGCGCACAGTCGCTCGGTCGTCGGCCGCATGCCGAACCCCCGGGAGAAGATCACGAACGGCTCGTCGCGCACCTCGGCCAGCTCCACCGATGATCGCCCGGCCAACCGGTGATACGTCGGCACGACCAACACGAGCGGTTCGCGCAGCAGCGGCTGCCAGATGATCCCGGGGGAGCCCGGCGTCGAGATCAGCAGCAGGTCGACCAGGCCGTCCAGCAGGTACTGCTCGATCCGCTCGGTCCCGCCCTGCCGCAGCCGGAACTGCACGTTCGGGCGGCGTGGCCGATATCCGCTGAGCAGCGTCGGCACGACCAGCGGGCCCATCGTGTTGAGGAAAGCCAGGTTCACCGTCCCGCGATCGGGGTCGGCCAGCTCGCCGATGGACTGCCGTGCGCCGTCGACCGCCGACACCGCCCGCCGCGCGCCGTCCAGCAGCGCCTGGCCGTTGGCGTTGAGCCGCAGACCCCGCCCGACCCGGTCGAACAGCGGGGCGCCGACCTCCCGTTCCAGCCGGCCCAGGCCTCGCGACAGCGCCGGCTGGGACAGGTGCAGCGTCTCGGCCGCCTCCGTCACGGTCCGGCTCTCGGCGACCCGGATGAACCACCGCAGCTCGTCCATGTCCACGTATCGATGTCTAGCACGCATCGTTTCAATGGGGAACATTCATTGGACGCATCGATACGCTCGGGTCGACCCTCAAGGGGTGACTCCACTGGCACTCGGTCTCGTCGCCGCGACCGGACTGATCGTGGGCATGCTCAACGCCGTCGCCGGCGCCGGAGCGCTGCTCACCTTCCCGCTGATGGTCGGCCTCGGCCTGAGCCCGCTGGCCGCCAACGTGACCAACTGCGTCGGTGTCGTGCCCGGCTCGGTGGCCGCGATCGTCGGCTTCCGCAAGGAACTGCGCGGCCAGGGCGGCGTGCTGCGCAAGCTGGTGCCGCCGGCGGCGATCGGGTCGGTGGTCGGCGCGGTGCTGCTGTTCATGTTGCCCGGCAAGGTCTTCGACTACGCCGCGCCGGCGCTGCTGGCCATGGGTGCGGTGCTCGTGCTCACGCAACCGTTGCTGGCCAAGCGATTGCGGAATCGAGCGCCGCATCGGAACAACAAGGCCTTGCTCGCCGGCATGTTTGCCAACGGCGCGTACGGCGGCTACTTCGGCGCCGGTGTCGGCATCATCTTCGCCGCGATGCTCGGCCTCATGGTCACCGACGACGCGCACAAGATGAACGCCATCAAGAACGTGCTGCAAACCGCGGCCAACGGCGTGGCCGCGGTGATCTTCGCCTTCACTGCCCCGGTGAACTGGCCGGCGGCGATCGTGCTGGCCGCGACCACGGCGATCGGCGGGCCGCTCGGGGCCCGCATCTCCCGCTACCTCCCGGCCACCGCGCTGCGTTCGGTGATCGGCGTCCTCGGCCTCGTCACGGCGTCCACGTTGCTGCTGCGGACCTTCTGACCGGCGCTACCATCGAGGCATGGGGGATAAGCGGATATCGGTACTGGACGTCGCCCCGCTCTGGCGAGGTGACACCGCCAGCGGCGCACTGCGAGCGTCCCTCGACCTCGCCACGCAGGTCGAGGCGCTGGGGTATCACCGGTACTGGACGGCCGAGCACCACAACACGCCCTGCCTGTCCGCCACCGCGCCCCCGGTGATGGTGGCGCAACTGGCCAACGTGACGAGCACGATGCGGATCGGCTCCGGCGGCGTGCTCCTGCCCAACCATGCGCCGCTGGTGGTGGCCGAGCAGTTCGGCGTGCTGTCCGCCTTCCATCCGGGACGGATCGACCTCGGCATCGGGCGGGCCCCCGGCGGCGACGCGCGGATCGCGACGGCGCTGCGCCGAGCGGCCGAGGGCGAAGACGAGTTCGTCGCGCAGATTGCCGAGCTGGCCAGCTATTTCGGCCGCGGCGGGCCCATCTCGGCCGGTGCCGCCGTCGAGCACCGGCCGCCGATCTGGCTGCTGGGCTCGAGTCCGGCCAGCGCGAAGATGGCGGCCCGCCTCGGCCTCCGCTACGCCTACGCGCACCAGATCAAGCCGGCGACCACCGAGGAGTCGCTGCGCGCGTACCGCGACGGGTTCCAACCGTCCGCCGACCTGGCCGAGCCGTACGCCATGGTGTGCGCGCTGGTCACCGTGGCGGAAACGGACGCGGCGGCCGACCGGATGATCCGCCCCTACCTGCTGTCGAGGCTGTCCATGCGCGCCGGCACCGGGTTCGACGCGTTCCCCAGCCAGGCCGAGGCCGACGCCTACTCCTTCTCGGCCGAGGAGCGCGAGCACGTCCAGAACTTCGCGGACGCGCAGCTCGTCGGCGGCCGCGACACCGTGCGGCACAAGGTGTCCGAGCTGATCGCCGCGACCGGCGCGGATGAGCTGATGGCGCTCACCCTCGTGCCGGACCGCGACGACCGGATCAACTCCTACCGCCTGCTCGCCGAACTCGTGCCCTAGCCGGCGAACAGCGTCGACGGCAGCCCGACGCCGAAACCGGGCAGCACCAACAAGGATCCGGCCAGCTCCTCGGGATTCTCCAAGCCCTCACGCGCAGTCGTCACGTAAAGGTCGGTGAAATCGGGGCCACCAAAGGCACACGCCGTCGGCTGCGACACCGGCAGCGGCACCTCGCGGTCCAACTTGCCCTCCGGCGTGTAGCGGCGGATCGCGCTGCCGCCCCACACTGCCACCCACAGGCACCCGTCGGCGTCCACGCACATGCCGTCCGGCGAGCCCTCGACCGTGCACAGTGGACGGCGGTCGGTGGCGGAACCCGTTGCCAGGTCGTAGTCGAAGACGTCGACCCGGCTGGTCGGCGTGTCGATGTAGTACATCAGCGCGTTGTCCGGGCTCCACGCGATCCCGTTGCTGATGGTCACGTCGTCCAGCAGCACCTTGGCCGCGCCGTCCGGCTCCACGCGGGCCAGCCAGCCGCCGCCCTCGGCCGTGTCGTAGCGCATCGTGCCGGCCCACAGCCGACCCGCGCCGTCCACCGCCGCGTCGTTGCCGCGCAGGCCCTCGCGCTCCCAGTACACCAGCCAGCGCTGGCCCCCGTCGGCGTCGAGCAGCGCCACGCCGTCGCGCAGGTTGGCGATGAGGCCGCCGGCCGCGCGGGGCTTGGCCGCCCCCACGTGCTGCGGCGTCGGCAGCACGCTGTCCGTGCCGCGCCCCGGGTCGTACCGGTGCACCGCGCTGCCCAGGATGTCCACCCAGAGCAGCGTGGACGTCGACGTGTCCCACGTGGGGCCCTCACCGAGCGTTGCGTCGCCGCGCACTGCCACTTCGATCACTAGCTGCACCTTAGGGGTTGTTCCTGATGCCCTGGACCGCTACCGGGCCTTACGCTCGGTCACGTGGCTACCCTTCCCGTACCGTCGGCGCCTGGCAAGCCCGTCAACCGGGTCCTGCCGCCCAGACCGCTGCAGGCTGCCGTGGTGATCGTCGCGTTCACCGCGCTGCTGTACGTGGTCGAGCTGGTCAACCTGGCCATCTTCCACGGCTCGCTCAACGACTACGGCATCGTGTCGCACCGGGTGACCGGGCTGCTGGGCG encodes:
- a CDS encoding choice-of-anchor P family protein; this translates as MFSRSARRVGAGAVAVIAAMALTAVPAGATPLGQTSLGQVDVTRAGRPVTVPPIAQCDVTADQQNSSNGTHAYGVATFGAGTTTCTRDDGARTAKMQAAGDGFDLTALVPYGGPEIKLSNYSASCAATTTSTTANFQFSGLQGVTAPKPIPANYTTTVGPADNPRARITFNEVIQAQPNDGSVTINMLHIVLYPNGDGPMSGEIIVGHAACSPVS
- a CDS encoding isochorismatase family protein, with amino-acid sequence MATALIVVDVQNDFCEGGSLAVAGGAAVAADISRHIAASNYDHVVATRDYHQDPGAHFSSEPDYASSWPVHCVAGTPGSSFHPALDVAPIEAVFSKGAHAAAYSGFEGVGPDGISLADWLRGKGVDRVEVVGIATDYCVKATAREAHDLGFHTTVLLDLTAAVGAKSTDFALTELEGAGVSFVGSPRVG
- a CDS encoding nicotinate phosphoribosyltransferase encodes the protein MTSTSTALLTDHYELTMLSSALRDDTADRPCVFEVFARRLPDGRRYGVVGGTARLLDAITRFRFDRAELDQLAAADVVDERTLAWLADYEFTGDVDGYPEGELYFPGSPILTVRAPFATGVVLETLALSILNHDSAIASAAARMVTAANGRRMIEMGSRRTHEEAAVASARVSYLAGFTATSNLEAGRRYGIPTAGTSAHAFTLLHDSEAAAFQAQVEQLGAGTTLLVDTYDITKGIQTAVEVAGPELGAIRIDSGDVGPLARQAREQLDALGARNTKIVVSGDLDEYAIAALRAEPVDAYGVGTSLVTGSGAPTAGMVYKLVEVEGRPVAKRSSHKESRGGRKGALRRYRETGTAIEEVVYTEGHKPALGEHDRDLQIPLVRAGQPVPDLPTIEQSRERLRQALVSVPWEGLKLSHGEPAIPTTFL
- the clpS gene encoding ATP-dependent Clp protease adapter ClpS codes for the protein MTTPVEQHKPEVESVGSEDHPWLTVVWNDPVNLMSYVTYVLQKIFGYSREKATKLMLDVHHKGRAIVSSGSKEKVETDVAKLHAAGLWATMQQDS
- a CDS encoding DUF2017 domain-containing protein — protein: MRGWRRRGEQLVAEVDRQEAAILRGLVGQVLDMLAAREQDAPDDELAELTGIRVGPSTAPDDPILSRLLPDFHRLDDDQPSKEDLDSAAALRSLHEPELLEFKTGVAQIVMDTCPPDGGPILLSVEQADAWLSAINDVRLALGTALDVTEDMPDELPEDDPRSSHLGVYHWLTWVQESLVTAVSS
- a CDS encoding P1 family peptidase, translated to MITDVPGVLVGQYQRLGDGWATGTTVVLTPEGAVAGVDQRGGAPGTRETDVLEPSRLVQEIHGVCLTGGSAYGLAAADGVMRWLAERNHGVSVGELPHEVVPVVPSAVLFDLKLSDWGNRPDASFGYAACEAASDGPVEQGCVGAGTGARCGSLKGGIGTASMVVDGLTVGAIAAVNAMGEAVNPDGLPWALDHEIDGEFGVSPPGAPSVELRPKRSALNTTIGVVAVDAVLSKAECQRIAAVAHDGLARAIRPAHAMYDGDTIFALATGRQELTGVRGMALDRVCEAGAQVFARAIVHGILAATTVAGVPAYRDAWPEALGESDGLACRCAQRRDERVPGGGRRAQPSGRTEAGRCDRRHVADP
- a CDS encoding ATP-dependent Clp protease adaptor ClpS yields the protein MNVFPVVVDVLNRVVGLKLDDAIAGTWRIHEQGSALISSTSRDAAEAMVARLHSYGIDASVGRSS
- a CDS encoding ATP-dependent Clp protease adaptor ClpS, coding for MSEFRVVAFNDLRSEDAVVADILNRVCGLPLADAVALTRQIEVDGKATVGLAATRADAEVIAARMLGFGLRPVIERNRA
- a CDS encoding M67 family metallopeptidase translates to MLVIRRDLVEAIVEHARRDHPDEACGVVAGPSPDRPERFVPMLNAARSPTFYEFESGDLLRLYREMDGNDEVPAVVYHSHTATEAYPSRTDVSYAGEPEAHYVLVSTREPDTHEFRSYRIVDGEVTEEPVTIVESYGE
- a CDS encoding MoaD/ThiS family protein, which encodes MAITVSIPTILRTHTGGEKSVEAAGATLSEVIDNLEANHGGLKSRLVKDGVLHRFVNIYVNDEDVRFAGGLEAKVADGDNVTILPAVAGGSR
- a CDS encoding PLP-dependent cysteine synthase family protein → MARYDSLLDALGDTPLIGLPRLSPSETVRLWAKLEDRNPTGSIKDRPALAMIEAAERDGTLSPGCTILEPTSGNTGISLAMAAKLKGYGLVCVMPENTSTERKQLLQAYGARIVFSPAAGGSNQAVAMAKDLAKQNADWVMLYQYGNPANARAHYDGTGPEILRDLPSVTHFVAGLGTTGTLVGAGRFLREHKPDIQIIAAEPRYGELVYGLRNLDEGFVPELYDPEVLTGRYSVGSYDALRRTRQLLESEGIFAGISTGAILHAALAAAEKAAAAGKTADVVFVVADAGWKYLSTGAYSGTLDEAAQRMDGHLWA
- a CDS encoding nuclear transport factor 2 family protein produces the protein MTASAEVFRQLVDGVVGKQWDRLPLLYAEDAVVEHPFSTDPAVARLEGRAALRAHFARAAEMGVDFRADDVVVHETTDPEVVVGEFTYRGTLGDKDITMPAIFVLRVRDGLIVSSRDYAGG
- a CDS encoding LysR family transcriptional regulator, translated to MDELRWFIRVAESRTVTEAAETLHLSQPALSRGLGRLEREVGAPLFDRVGRGLRLNANGQALLDGARRAVSAVDGARQSIGELADPDRGTVNLAFLNTMGPLVVPTLLSGYRPRRPNVQFRLRQGGTERIEQYLLDGLVDLLLISTPGSPGIIWQPLLREPLVLVVPTYHRLAGRSSVELAEVRDEPFVIFSRGFGMRPTTERLCAEAGFAPRIACEGEDGATLRGLIGAGCGVGLMGPGPAPLPDVVELPVSDPPCYRMIGLAWCDRFMPAAADAFRSFALAEAKPLAPGARSR
- a CDS encoding sulfite exporter TauE/SafE family protein codes for the protein MTPLALGLVAATGLIVGMLNAVAGAGALLTFPLMVGLGLSPLAANVTNCVGVVPGSVAAIVGFRKELRGQGGVLRKLVPPAAIGSVVGAVLLFMLPGKVFDYAAPALLAMGAVLVLTQPLLAKRLRNRAPHRNNKALLAGMFANGAYGGYFGAGVGIIFAAMLGLMVTDDAHKMNAIKNVLQTAANGVAAVIFAFTAPVNWPAAIVLAATTAIGGPLGARISRYLPATALRSVIGVLGLVTASTLLLRTF
- a CDS encoding LLM class flavin-dependent oxidoreductase, with product MGDKRISVLDVAPLWRGDTASGALRASLDLATQVEALGYHRYWTAEHHNTPCLSATAPPVMVAQLANVTSTMRIGSGGVLLPNHAPLVVAEQFGVLSAFHPGRIDLGIGRAPGGDARIATALRRAAEGEDEFVAQIAELASYFGRGGPISAGAAVEHRPPIWLLGSSPASAKMAARLGLRYAYAHQIKPATTEESLRAYRDGFQPSADLAEPYAMVCALVTVAETDAAADRMIRPYLLSRLSMRAGTGFDAFPSQAEADAYSFSAEEREHVQNFADAQLVGGRDTVRHKVSELIAATGADELMALTLVPDRDDRINSYRLLAELVP